The following coding sequences lie in one Salipiger sp. H15 genomic window:
- a CDS encoding PAS domain S-box protein, whose amino-acid sequence MCTQDQREGDTAMNKQRKSTPKLQGALESHLAAIVEGSHDAIITKTLDGRIMSWNPSAERLFGYAAGEAIGRPITMIIPEDHLHEEVDIIRRLKLGERIEHFETVRRRKNGNLVDLSLTISPVKDAAGNIVAASKIARDISLRKQVEEQQRILLAEMRHRVGNSFAIASGLISVCARGVDTAQELARVMKDRLVALSSAQSLAVSDPLASLRAGIPLSELVGVIVKPFRAEPLALEGVDVLLSDRALTPLAFVFYELCTNSVKYGALGQDNGTVTVHSRINGESLEVSWRESGRFELAPDPGPEDGFGTRMCVRMLSALGGTFRREVTPDTVSAEITMNLSAMVHCD is encoded by the coding sequence ATGTGCACCCAAGATCAACGCGAGGGTGATACCGCGATGAACAAACAACGGAAAAGCACCCCAAAGCTCCAAGGCGCCCTCGAAAGCCATCTCGCCGCGATCGTCGAGGGCTCGCACGATGCCATCATCACCAAAACTCTCGATGGCCGCATCATGAGCTGGAATCCAAGCGCGGAGCGCCTCTTTGGCTATGCCGCGGGCGAAGCAATTGGTCGTCCCATCACGATGATCATCCCCGAAGACCACCTACACGAAGAGGTCGACATCATCCGGCGGCTGAAACTCGGCGAGCGGATTGAACATTTCGAGACAGTCCGACGCCGCAAGAATGGCAACCTCGTCGATCTTTCTCTCACTATCTCTCCCGTCAAGGATGCGGCGGGAAACATCGTCGCGGCCTCGAAGATTGCGCGAGACATCAGCCTGCGAAAGCAGGTTGAGGAGCAGCAACGGATCCTTCTTGCCGAGATGCGCCACCGGGTCGGCAATAGTTTCGCTATCGCCAGCGGCTTGATCAGCGTCTGCGCGCGCGGGGTCGACACGGCACAGGAACTCGCAAGGGTGATGAAGGATCGGCTGGTGGCACTCTCCTCGGCACAATCCCTTGCTGTCAGTGATCCCCTGGCGTCGCTGCGCGCAGGCATTCCGCTCAGCGAGTTGGTGGGCGTGATCGTCAAACCTTTTCGAGCCGAACCCTTGGCTCTGGAAGGCGTTGACGTCCTTCTCTCGGATAGAGCCCTAACGCCCCTCGCATTCGTCTTCTACGAGCTCTGCACCAACTCGGTCAAATATGGCGCGCTTGGGCAGGACAACGGCACGGTCACTGTCCATTCCCGGATCAATGGGGAAAGTCTCGAGGTCAGCTGGCGGGAAAGCGGACGCTTCGAGCTGGCGCCAGATCCCGGCCCCGAAGACGGCTTCGGAACCCGCATGTGCGTTCGCATGCTCTCCGCGCTTGGGGGGACTTTCCGGCGAGAAGTCACGCCCGACACCGTAAGCGCCGAAATCACCATGAACCTCAGCGCTATGGTTCACTGCGACTAG
- a CDS encoding LysR family transcriptional regulator, with product MNETRNIFPLEKLVQSMTVLAAVYRQRSFAGAAQELGLDPSGVSHRIRSLEEALDLVLFDRTTRRVHPTRAGTLLCGAAIRTLDEAARALDAARDLRSETSIRLSVLSALAMKWLIPRLPDAQRAGFDLSVDVREEAVSFEKGDVDAGFRFGPGPYPGLHATRLAPCDLQPVIGARMSRARPPDEALMRDGRTPLLGARGAEKFGTGGTWADYWRLLGRDADSPNPRISFDRSDLAIQGAVGGLGIALGRTLLIEDDIRHGLLIPVGQKVRASSSW from the coding sequence ATGAATGAGACGCGAAACATCTTCCCGTTGGAAAAGCTGGTGCAGTCGATGACTGTTCTTGCCGCGGTTTACCGCCAGCGGAGCTTTGCCGGGGCAGCGCAGGAACTGGGACTCGATCCCAGCGGCGTCAGCCATCGCATCCGCTCGCTCGAGGAGGCGCTCGATCTGGTGCTCTTCGACCGCACCACCCGCAGGGTGCATCCGACCCGTGCCGGCACGCTCCTGTGTGGCGCGGCCATCCGCACCCTCGACGAGGCCGCGCGGGCACTCGACGCGGCGCGGGACCTGCGGTCGGAAACCTCGATCCGCCTGTCTGTGCTCAGCGCCCTCGCGATGAAATGGCTTATCCCGCGGCTTCCGGATGCGCAGCGCGCAGGCTTCGACCTCTCCGTCGACGTGCGCGAGGAAGCGGTGAGCTTCGAGAAGGGCGACGTCGACGCGGGCTTTCGTTTCGGCCCAGGCCCTTATCCGGGGCTTCACGCGACCCGGCTGGCTCCCTGCGATCTGCAGCCGGTCATCGGCGCCCGGATGAGCCGCGCAAGGCCGCCGGACGAGGCTCTCATGCGTGATGGCCGCACCCCTCTGCTCGGCGCGCGCGGCGCCGAGAAATTCGGCACCGGCGGAACCTGGGCCGACTACTGGCGCCTGCTGGGCCGGGACGCGGACAGTCCGAACCCCAGGATCAGCTTCGATCGTTCGGACCTCGCGATCCAGGGCGCGGTGGGAGGGCTCGGCATCGCCCTGGGCCGCACGCTGCTGATCGAGGACGATATCCGTCACGGGCTGCTGATACCGGTCGGACAAAAGGTCAGAGCATCGTCCTCCTGGTGA
- a CDS encoding MBL fold metallo-hydrolase, with the protein MTQNDVPVQMPAEKVTETWSVLPSWLPVSGLGALPVNAFLRKGAEPMLVDTGLAALSDRFIETLFSEVDPGDLRWIWLSHTDADHVGNLAAILAKAPKAQVVTNFLGAGKLSLLGFDTPERLRILQPGEDFELGADRVHQVRPPYYDAPETMGFFDPSERILFAADAFGALLPERVGGIEEIGAEALRDGLVGWSSVDAPWLAALDRTTLGAILNGLDALAPAHVLSGHLPPARRLDLLTRTLRTAYGQGTTGAIPSETAAQLEAALG; encoded by the coding sequence ATGACCCAAAACGACGTCCCGGTACAAATGCCGGCGGAGAAGGTGACCGAGACATGGTCCGTGCTGCCCTCGTGGCTACCGGTGTCCGGGCTCGGCGCCCTTCCGGTCAACGCCTTCCTCAGAAAGGGGGCGGAGCCCATGCTTGTCGACACCGGCCTTGCCGCTCTGTCCGACCGGTTCATCGAGACGCTCTTTTCCGAGGTCGATCCCGGTGACCTGCGCTGGATCTGGCTGAGCCACACCGACGCGGACCATGTCGGCAACCTTGCGGCCATTCTCGCGAAGGCGCCAAAAGCGCAGGTGGTCACCAATTTCCTCGGCGCGGGGAAGCTCTCGCTGCTCGGGTTCGACACGCCGGAGCGCCTGCGGATCCTGCAGCCCGGCGAAGACTTCGAGCTCGGCGCGGACCGGGTCCACCAGGTCCGGCCGCCTTATTACGACGCGCCCGAAACCATGGGCTTCTTCGACCCGAGCGAGCGCATCCTCTTCGCGGCCGATGCTTTCGGAGCCCTGCTGCCGGAGAGGGTCGGCGGAATCGAGGAGATCGGCGCGGAGGCGCTGCGCGATGGTCTCGTTGGCTGGTCCTCGGTGGATGCGCCGTGGCTCGCAGCGCTCGACCGGACCACCCTTGGTGCCATCCTGAACGGCCTCGATGCGCTTGCTCCCGCACATGTCCTCTCGGGGCATCTGCCGCCTGCGCGCCGCCTAGACCTTCTCACCCGGACGCTCCGTACGGCCTACGGCCAGGGCACGACCGGGGCCATCCCCTCCGAAACCGCCGCGCAGCTGGAGGCTGCCCTCGGCTGA
- a CDS encoding DUF1127 domain-containing protein — protein MRTFPGALFRARPKGNPLTNRLRQLVREASIRRGIRDLRELDDHLLRDIGLTPEDLPDAARYGRDFRLIRDLH, from the coding sequence ATGCGCACCTTTCCCGGGGCCCTGTTCCGGGCCCGCCCGAAGGGCAACCCCCTTACGAACCGGCTTCGCCAGCTCGTCCGCGAGGCCAGCATCCGGCGCGGCATTCGCGATCTGCGGGAGCTGGACGATCACCTGCTGCGGGACATCGGGCTTACCCCCGAGGACCTCCCCGACGCGGCCCGCTACGGACGCGATTTCCGGCTGATCCGCGATCTCCACTGA
- a CDS encoding ester cyclase produces the protein MTDARIKTNRETVARFLAGTHSPQIDDVEIIDETVVPHIVCHGFPGFPDGEFRDRESYKAFFRVFRQSFSEMSFETLKTLATEDFVSAHWEIWATHSGEFHGIRPNGARVVFDGVALYRMEGGLIAETWLSINLPLLMSQLGKHQEELA, from the coding sequence ATGACCGACGCAAGGATCAAGACCAACAGGGAAACCGTGGCACGGTTTCTGGCCGGCACCCACTCGCCGCAGATCGACGACGTGGAGATCATCGACGAAACCGTTGTGCCGCATATCGTCTGCCACGGATTTCCGGGCTTCCCGGACGGCGAGTTCCGCGACCGGGAGAGCTACAAGGCCTTCTTCCGGGTCTTCCGCCAGTCCTTCAGCGAGATGAGCTTCGAGACGCTGAAGACCCTCGCAACCGAGGACTTCGTCTCGGCGCATTGGGAAATCTGGGCGACCCATTCCGGGGAGTTCCACGGCATCCGGCCCAATGGTGCCCGCGTCGTCTTCGATGGGGTCGCGCTCTACCGCATGGAGGGTGGGCTCATCGCCGAGACCTGGCTCAGCATCAACCTGCCGCTGCTGATGTCGCAGCTTGGCAAGCATCAAGAAGAGCTGGCCTGA
- a CDS encoding helix-turn-helix domain-containing protein: protein MITSAQMRAARALLGISQQTLAELSGLSVPTIQRMESGTGNVRGVVDSLVKVVDALNLAGVELIGEGMTSSAGGRGVRLKSPRLHIN, encoded by the coding sequence ATGATCACTTCCGCTCAGATGCGCGCGGCACGCGCGCTGCTTGGCATCAGCCAGCAGACCCTCGCAGAGCTCTCAGGGCTTTCGGTGCCGACCATCCAACGTATGGAGTCTGGTACCGGGAACGTACGTGGAGTCGTTGATAGCCTCGTGAAGGTAGTCGATGCTCTCAACCTTGCTGGCGTTGAATTGATCGGAGAGGGCATGACGAGTTCCGCTGGTGGACGGGGTGTTCGACTGAAATCTCCGCGTCTTCACATCAATTAA
- a CDS encoding SulP family inorganic anion transporter, whose protein sequence is MTDVKALSRMERPLLLSYTPKLLTVLREGYGAAELRKDTIAGLTVAIVALPLSMAIAIASGATPAQGLYTSIFGGFLVSLLGGSRFQIGGPAGAFIILVAATVAKHGMDGLILATCLSGIMLTAVGVLRLGSFVQYVPFPVTVGFTAGIAVIIFASQIKDLLGLALLHEPGEILEKIAALWQVRTSITPAAIALALTVVALILLLRRVRPTWPGMLIAIVVASCGAFVLGLPVETIGSRFGGIPSALPRPALPEVSLEKISAVLPAAISFTLLGSIESLLSAVVADGMTGRKHRSNCELVAQGVANIGAALFGGFCVTGTVARTATNVRAGAHGPVAGMLHAVFLLVFVLIAAPLAAFIPLSALAGVLAVVAWNMIDQSAIRILIRSGIGESVVLATTFLLTVFRDLTEAIVIGIALGGVVFIQRMSKATSVTAHTHADVGLAQAAPALAPNEDILVYRIDGPLFFGAAGSIATALDRIHEHQSALILDLTNVSVLDATGSNMLLDLSRKADSQSVTLWTAGARPSILRSLRVHGLQPPFCHHAANVAKAVAHHRAAVAEKSETADA, encoded by the coding sequence ATGACTGACGTTAAAGCTCTTTCTCGGATGGAGCGCCCTCTCCTGCTTTCCTATACTCCCAAGCTGCTTACGGTCTTGCGTGAGGGCTATGGAGCAGCCGAGCTCCGCAAGGATACGATCGCCGGCCTCACTGTAGCCATTGTTGCACTCCCTCTATCGATGGCCATCGCGATCGCCTCCGGTGCAACCCCGGCACAGGGGCTCTACACATCGATTTTCGGCGGATTTCTGGTCTCGCTCCTCGGGGGCTCACGATTCCAGATAGGTGGGCCGGCCGGCGCATTCATCATCCTTGTGGCCGCAACTGTTGCAAAGCACGGAATGGATGGGCTCATTCTGGCAACCTGCCTTTCCGGGATCATGCTGACCGCTGTCGGAGTGTTGCGGCTCGGCAGCTTCGTGCAATACGTTCCCTTCCCCGTGACCGTTGGCTTCACCGCCGGAATCGCCGTGATCATCTTTGCCAGCCAGATAAAGGACCTGCTCGGCCTAGCGTTGCTCCACGAACCCGGGGAGATTCTCGAGAAGATCGCGGCATTGTGGCAAGTTCGGACGAGCATCACCCCTGCCGCAATTGCGCTCGCGCTCACCGTGGTTGCCCTGATACTGCTGCTGCGACGGGTCCGTCCAACGTGGCCAGGTATGCTGATCGCCATAGTCGTGGCGTCTTGTGGCGCCTTTGTTCTTGGCCTGCCCGTCGAAACCATCGGCTCTCGATTTGGAGGCATACCATCTGCGCTCCCACGCCCAGCTTTGCCTGAGGTCTCGCTCGAGAAAATCTCGGCGGTGCTTCCTGCGGCTATTTCCTTCACGTTGCTCGGATCCATCGAGTCATTGCTGTCTGCGGTGGTTGCAGATGGGATGACTGGGAGGAAGCATCGCTCCAATTGCGAGTTGGTCGCGCAAGGGGTCGCAAACATTGGCGCTGCCCTCTTTGGTGGATTTTGCGTCACAGGCACCGTGGCGCGGACGGCGACCAATGTCCGTGCAGGTGCTCACGGTCCCGTGGCGGGCATGCTGCATGCCGTGTTTCTCCTGGTCTTCGTCCTGATTGCTGCGCCGCTTGCCGCCTTCATCCCATTGTCCGCGCTCGCCGGCGTACTCGCCGTAGTTGCATGGAACATGATCGACCAGAGTGCGATCCGGATCCTCATTCGCTCCGGCATCGGTGAGAGCGTTGTTCTGGCGACAACTTTCTTGCTCACCGTTTTCCGTGATTTGACTGAGGCAATTGTGATCGGCATTGCGTTGGGCGGCGTGGTGTTTATCCAACGCATGAGTAAAGCCACCTCGGTGACCGCACACACGCATGCGGACGTCGGTCTTGCACAAGCTGCGCCCGCTTTAGCTCCAAACGAGGATATTCTGGTCTACCGTATCGATGGACCTCTTTTTTTCGGGGCTGCGGGATCGATCGCCACCGCGCTCGACCGCATCCACGAGCATCAGTCGGCTTTGATCCTCGACCTGACGAATGTGTCGGTACTCGATGCCACCGGCAGCAACATGCTCCTCGATCTCTCCCGCAAAGCCGACAGTCAGAGCGTGACCCTCTGGACCGCTGGCGCGCGCCCTTCAATATTGCGCTCCCTGCGCGTGCATGGCCTGCAGCCTCCTTTCTGCCATCATGCCGCGAATGTTGCCAAGGCCGTTGCACATCATCGCGCCGCCGTCGCAGAGAAAAGCGAAACAGCCGATGCCTGA
- a CDS encoding zinc ribbon domain-containing protein YjdM encodes MTDALPPCPECASSFTYQMDALLVCPECGHEWRPTEAEGDTSEVRDSVGNVLTDGDTVTVIKDLKVKGSSAVVKVGTKVRGIRLVDGDHDIDCKVPGIGQMGLKSQFMKKISD; translated from the coding sequence ATGACCGATGCCCTGCCCCCATGCCCAGAATGCGCTTCGAGCTTCACCTATCAGATGGACGCCCTGCTCGTGTGCCCGGAGTGCGGCCATGAATGGCGGCCTACCGAAGCCGAGGGCGACACTTCAGAGGTGCGCGATAGCGTGGGGAATGTGCTGACCGACGGCGACACCGTGACAGTCATCAAAGACCTGAAGGTCAAGGGCTCCTCTGCCGTCGTCAAGGTCGGCACCAAGGTCCGCGGCATCCGCTTGGTGGACGGAGACCACGACATTGACTGCAAGGTTCCGGGCATTGGTCAGATGGGCTTGAAATCTCAATTCATGAAGAAGATCTCCGACTGA